The sequence below is a genomic window from Stigmatopora nigra isolate UIUO_SnigA chromosome 4, RoL_Snig_1.1, whole genome shotgun sequence.
GAAGATGAggactgattttatttatagaggTTTgaatacttgtatttttgtgaaTACACAttacatgaagaaaaaacaaacaaactcagttttgctcctgttgcctttttaaaaaacacacgcTAACATGCATGTATGCTAACGTGTGTCATGATAGCACAACCATTGCAGCGCGTCCTTTGAAACGACCGCCTTTTCTatagacaaaaaaacagaaaatacactAACAACTGAGATGGCACCCTTTCAGGTGGTGCctcctataggtgtgaaaatacggtatatagttAGTAGACATCCAAATAGTAATTTGAACTTGGCAGATGGCCTGAAGGAACGTTTGTGCTGAACGGTTATCATCATCTTGGGAAGGGTGACAAGGAATGTTTATTATGGCAGCcatctaaccctaacccatacaaCAAACGGTTGGAAATTTGTTCTTGAAAAGTTACGATTGCACAGCATTGCCTATACCGAGGACGGCATTTTATTGCTGATGTCTATTGCCTTCAAccagtgttattattattatgattttttaaatcaatttctcTTGTTTACAAACTGCCACACCACACGTCCTGACACACACCTAATTGCTAGGCATCCTCCTCCGTCACCACCCGGACGACAACCTTGTCTTTGAGCGCTTCATTCTCCCTGTAGACATAAATGGTGTCGcgtcccgcctcctcctcttctttttcAATGTCCAGAAGCTCAGCAAAGCTTGCCACACACTGGTCGTGCTCTCTCAGACCGGTTGGGTAGCGGCGTGAGGTGCTCTCGATGCGCACTGAGCGCCGCACTGGCGTGAAGAAGCGCACCTCGTGTCCGTCAACGAGCATTGGCTCACGCTGCTGGGTCGAGGGCCTTCTACGGGAACAGAGGCATGGTGTTATTATGATTTCATCAAATCGTTTCAACTGGCAGATTAGATCGAGAACCCACCCTGGAGTGGCTGTGATCTTGTACTTCACACTGGACGAGGTTCCAGTCTCCCCGGTGATGAGGACTGTCATCTGGGACTTGTCCTCACCGACCTCTGTTTGTGCACCTATTTCTGTTACACCTTCCACGCAAGCTGCAAAAAAGTGACCAAACATCatgcaaaattaattaaaactcTATAAATTAGTGTGAGCGCGCGAAAATGTGTCGTGTTGCATTTGTgcggtttttaatcgcttacAGGGGACTTGCAATCATTAATGAGGGAAGCATTAGTCGAGATGGAGAGGTaaaagagaatcttgaaacatggatagtggttgttgtgagatagccaattgaattgaatgcttttattgtcattacacgagagagtgagagcgagagatgaaatgagagcccacTAAAGGtctctaaagtgagaatcaatgcatacgcgacaatattttcaaaataaaataacaaaggaaatgcatttacttttgggggggggggtctgaaACTTGGgtcttttttgtatctcgactcactcatttgcatctaaatatttttgtagCCTAAAAATGTCGCACCGAGAGTCATTCATAAATAGAAGCATGActgtaaatatgttcattaatatgtgctgtcccttatcatACATTTAACTCAAATTAAAGAAAAGATTGCTTAGTTCATAAATTTGAACATATAGGCTACCTTGGGTGTCTCTTTTCTTCAGGATTTCAAAGACCACCGCACGAATCTCATCCACTGGCTGCATAAGTAAGCAGAAGCACATTTTTTAGCCaagtacaaacaaaaatacacttttcaCTTTAACTAAGGATTAACACTGACCTCCACCGTGGCGCGTACAGCCTCCTCAAAGACGGGCAGAACGTCCAGGTTGCCTTCAAGCTCCATCAGGCGAAGCTGACAAACCCAGAATTGGGCAAATTTCTGGGAGATGGGCGGCAACCGAGATAGAATGTTCCTCACCTCCGCTGCTTGACAACCCTGATGATGTGCCATcgacattttttcaaattagtccttaactctttcagtgcgaTTTATGCTGATAGACATCAAATAGTCATACCTCGTCATACGACTGCTCGTCAtacaacattcttgtcttacaACGAAAATTTAAATCGATTGGcagcaaataatggctgaaatgtgattggttaaatgcttcaatatgaaaacacacgtCTGAAAGTAGTGCAttcaggggaaaagcaatgaaaggaagctaacagacaatttggaattatttgataatgtattgatggacaaaatatatgattcatatatttcttaggccagcagagaaggccttgaagaccctgacggcccgccacggtaagcacatatatacagtcgaaccttgtgataagACCGCCTCGCCAAgcgacattcttgtcttacgacgaaaatttcgatcgaataattcgcccgagatatgatcaaaattttgtgatgcgaccaagccaggagGTCAtggcacttagatattaaactctctctgtcatgaatcaacagtagatatttagatattaaactcttgtgaatataattttgagatctggtttcaacagtaattagatattaacctctcgctctcatgaatcaacagtagatatttagatattacactcttgttttcaacagtactgattctctgtcaccatttgactggcgaccaaaagaccgggcacCAACGGGGACCCAACGTCCGGACGACAAAACGTCTggtgaccaaaagtccggcgaccaaaagtccggcgaccaaacatccaagtgaccaaacgtccaggcgaccaaatgtccgagtaccCATGTACTATACCTTAGTGAGCAGCTTGATGCAGTCAGCCAGACAGCTGTCCACATCACAGATGAACGACCGAGAGTCCTTCTGGGACCTCAGGGTTGCACAGGATGGTCCCGGTCCAGCGGCAGTGTGTCGGCTTGTTGGTTTCACCAGCGTGGAAGGACGCTTGTAGGAAATGCCCTTAGCTTCCCGCCATTCCTGCAGTTTTTTCCTAAGGATAAATGTGAACCAAAATTGATGCGCTTATATATAACAGAAtttattggttgccattgacaggctAGAGGTCCAATATGTTTCGATTGGGAGAGGcatcaagtgaaaaaaaaaataagttcaatGATCAAAGCTTACATTCGCTCTTCTTGCTCAGCAGTGCTCGCTGTTGGCAGGTTGGTCTTTAACCTAGCTTGACCTTTGACAGTGACCGCAGTCCTTGATGGCATTTGCTTCCCTACGGGgacgttgttttttttcgtaAGAACATCAACAGTCTTAGCACTGGCTGTTTTTTGCATCCTACTCAAAACAACTCGAGAGTTCTGTACAGTTGGCTTCAACGGCTGGCTGGCCGCTTTGTCACGAAGCGACGTGGCGGTCACAGTTGATTCGGATCGGCCTTTACGAAGTAGCTGTTTAATAAGGACAGGTTGCGGCACTTGCGGTACAGTCGGTCTCTGTGGTGGAATTTTCTTCAATGTGGCCTTGGAAGACTGAATGGTAGCTCTCGAAGGGGCGACTCTGGCATCTGCTGCCGGGAGAGGTCTGGTGACCCTCGGTCGGAGCATGGCAGGAATGAGCCCAGTCCTAGTGGTGACCACAGGACATAGACTCAGCCTGGCTGAATATGTCTTGACCTGCGGTGGATTAAATGTAACCCTTGAGGACTTTGCAACAGAAACCGTTTTTCCAACAGGCTGGGTAGAGACATTTGGTAGCTTTTTCAAACGACTGGTCGCCTTCAAAGAAGAAACTGTGGAAGCTCCGGTCCAAGATGGCTTTTTCTTCTGCGCGGGCTGACAACAGTTCGATTGAAACTTCTCTTTGTTCGCAACGGAAAGCACTTTTCGGTTAGGATTTTTCTTGTTGAGAGGATCCAAGGGTTTAACTTTTTTAGTTTCCTGATGAAACCTGATGACAGGAGCTatattttctttgcctttgaCAGTCTGCAAGTAAAACAAGTTATTtaagtaaatacatatttataggGCACCTATTTTATTTGTTGACTGTGATTGTGATCATTCTTTGAATGTTAAAGTGTATTAGACGTCCAGCGCCATCTATGACGCTGAtttatgacaacaaaaaaaatttggGCTAGTGCTGGAACATATATATGGccaaaacaatagaaaacattTTACATGTCTATCATCATTGCCATATATGGACCAGTTCCCGCAATGTAAATTTCTGCCACCAGATGTAAGCATTGctcaagagttttttttttgaaaacaccattttccacactataaggcgcacgcaAAATACTTTTATATGAATCAATATCGATAAATCATGGTATAACATTCCCTTTAGCGCAGCTCCATCtagtgcacaggtgtcaaactgattccaGAAATGGCCAAGAGGGTGCAGGATTTCCTCTCAACTGAAACAGTGCAGACTGTTAGGCCAATGAGGAAATCTGCTGAAAGAAGCAGCAGATGATCGCAATCAACTAATCTATAATCCTTGAATCAGTGAATGCGCACATAAAACTGGTGGAGTTcagtgaatgcgcatatgaaactggtggggtttggCGGATCCAACAGAGCTAAGAACCACTGGACtgaaggttttcattcaaaccaaaaaagaggacacattttactatgtaatcagttgatttcaACCAGGTAATACTTATAATACAAAAAGCACATCATTGGTGAAATGGACAGGTCTTAGCCAGGTTACAACTTTGAGTCTAACTGATTATGTGGGTTGGACAGGTGTCGTTATGCATGTACGTAAACCTCAAACAAGTGCTTCTGATTCAGGATAATACATGGAGTGGAGGGGGACTTTTAAAAGTGGACTAAAAGCTCTTTGACGGTCAGAATTCTATCTGATAGACAAGTATTCAAATACTAATTATTTGCAACTGTATAAcacaaaatcatatttaaagATTATACATTGTGATTCCTGGACTTTGCTTTTTGGATTATCTCTCTCAAATAAACCTATGATGTAAATTTTTGACCCCTCCATGATTTATTCGTGAGAGAACTTGCAATATAGCAGGCTGTGCAAATACTTATTGAACTTACTGTACTATATGGAAAGTTTTAAAATAGGCCAACAATTTAAGTTGCGTCGTAAAGTGAGTAAAATACGGAACCTTTCCAACAACATAACATgactattgtttttaaatactacaTGGAATCTTATTTCCTCAGATAAGAGTCTGACCACTTCCAAATGTGAATGAAATAAtccaaatcattttgttttcatttgtgaGACACACCTGGAGTGCAGAAGGCCTTGTAgtttctggtttcctccttGGATCCTTGCTGACATTTGGCCtgtggagtacaaatgttttaatttcaaCAAGAGTAGCCAGAGAGCAGCCCTTGTGGAGAGTAATATTtcattcccccccccccaaaaagtactgtattggccagaatataagacgaccccctctttttcaagactcacGTTTGAAAAAAGACTTTTCGAACAccaaattctatttttatacacaaaataatgaaactacatttgaaacaaatgattataacgATAAATGTGACAGAAAGAACATTTAATGCAAACTAAAACGCAATCAAATTTGTAAATGAATGGGTTCTGGTATTTGAAATGTGAATAAACTAATCtactgtgatttaaaaaaaaaaataactgcatcAACACGACTTCTCCACCTAGGAGGACCTAATCTACACTATTTTCTTATCTTGTACATGCACTGAAACTCCATAGACTGCTAACCACCTCAGTCAAATTTTGTacctgactacttatctatgtgaccacttattcacaTTGACGACTTATTCACGTTGACCACTTATTCACATTGACGACTTATTCACGTTGACGACTTATTCACGTTGACGACTTATTCACGTTGACGATTTATTCACGTTGACGGCGTATTAACGTTGACGGCGTATTAACGTTGACGACTTATTCACGTTGACGACTTATTCACGTTGACGGCGTAGTCACGTTGACGGCGTATTCACGTTGACGGCGTTTTCACGTTGACGCCGTTTTCACGTTGACGCCGTTTTCACGTTGACGGCGTTTTCACGTTGACGGCGTATTCACGTTGACGGCATATTCACGTTGACGGCTAATTCACGTTGACGGCTAATTCACGTTGACGGCTAATTCACGTTGACGGCTAATTCACGTTGACGGCTAATTCACGTTGACGGCTAATTCACGTTGACGGCTAATTCACGTTGACGGCTAATTCGCGTTGACGGCTAATTCGCGTTGACGGCTAATTCGCGTTGACGGCTAATTCGCGTTGACGGCTAATTcgcgttgactacttatttgcgttgactacttatttgcgttgactacttatttgtgttgactacttatttgtgttgactacttatttgtgttgactacttatttgtgttgactacttatttgtgttgactacttatttgtgttgactacttatttgtgttgactacttatttgtgttgactacttatttgtgttgactacttatttgtgttgactacttattggtgttgactacttattggtgttgactacttattggtgttgactacttattggtgttgactacttattggtgttgactacttattggtgttgactacttatttgtgttgactacttattggtgttgactacttattggtgttgactacttatttgtgttgactacttattggtgttgactacttattggtgttgactacttattggtgttgactacttatttaattattacttagttattatttatttgtgcacttcatggtgaagatTTACAtctaattatacttgtataatgacaataaaggcatttaattcaattaaccATCAAAGGGTTAAAGACCTTTAAAGCCATTAAAGGTGCAAATTCTAGGCCAGCTTTTAAGGCGTCTGAtacttttttgttctaatttcaatgcaaaaaaacatcgtcttatatttgGATCAATACGGGACCTTCCAACCAAAAAATTATGTAGCATCCTACTTGGAGACGTTTTTGGCTTTATTTGTCAAGTATTCCATCAACTTCTCCTTGCGTAGCTCTGTGTAAAAAAAGATCAATGGCATTTTAGTTTATCATCACATTGTTTAATATGTTTCCCCTACCATTTGTACTGCGGAATGCGTGATAGATAAATGAAAATAGCGAAACTTTACCTCTACGTAGGAATGCCTATAGGTACAACATTTTCTAGTTACCaaaccctttgatatgcaaatgactgTCCAAACATACGACATATTGACTGATATTGCAAGGCAATTCGGACAGTCGTATTCCACCAACTAACCTCGCTACGCTATTGAAACAAAATCAGTAATAAAAAGTAAAGACTCCTTTGCACGTCTTCTCTGTACTGAACGACAAAATGGAGGGACTTTTAGGCCTTTAGTGCCGTACGTACATAAGCTTATTGCTTTCACCTTAAAAATAAGTAAGTTATCGTAATTCAAACGAACGTTACCCATTGAAagcaactaaaaacaaaaattaatttgttccaaacctctgaaaaaacaccaaaaacaggatattggattggaaaaaatgttttattttgtttgtatgtatttgccatctattaacaaagtaacacataactagtggtttaatattactaaaacatgtttaaaagtaatttttggggggttgtttttataattatttttattaaacctattttccaaattaatttattttctgggattgttttaaaaatatattttttttcatttttttaattaattaatttttgggcttattttttaactgtattttcaGCACTATAAGACACACCTAAGAGCCTTTTTTATCAAAAGCTGACCCTGCGCCGTATATATGGATCATTATTGAGCTGCAACAGGTCTCGCAACTATACGGCAAGCAGCTGCCGACTCTATTTCCCGTAGAAGTAGTGCGCGGTGCATGCTGGTATATATAGTTCACTGAATTAGTGTGCTTGCTGTCATTCCGGGTTGATTGATAAAGGAAGTATATaaatggcttctttctgctaagTCTTTTTTGGAATCATTCAGCCATGGGACGAGCTGTGAACAAAACGCAGCAGAATGACTAACACCTCAATGCCACTGGAAATTCAGAGCTgtacaaatacatacaaagacatacaaatacacacaaatacacgcacgcacacatacacaattttaagaaaaaaagaaacaatcgaacttaaaatgtatcatttctATCTGTTAAAACAGACATAAGGTAGTATTTGTCATCTACCTCATACATTGTCAATCagacatgcatgtatacacaccCATTATGTAGCTAGTTCAGCTCCTAAGTCCGTTTTAACAGATAGAAATGATCAATTTCAAGCgcaagtgtttctttttttatactaaAATTGGCGGTTAAATTCATAATAGTGAATAGTATAACCATGGAAATGAGACTTTTCTTCGAAGTTGTATCGTTCAGTACTACCGTGTTCCGGGTTAGCATACTTAGcattacaattttaataaatcCTCAAAATGATATTGTCTAGAAATTAAAGCAAGTTTCTGACCTTTTCTGCTTTTTACGGTGGCAGGGTCCCCGTCGTCCATATCTCTTAATTTGAGAGAACGTACACTTCTATTATATTAACATGGAAAGAGGAAAATGATAAAATCGACGCGTTCGTCGCAGGAGTTTTGAATGTCCCGCCTTGTGACGCTCCTTGGGTTGCCAGATGAGAAAGTGTCCAGCCCAAACGTAACTCAAAAGGCAACAAGCTCAATCAGCCGATAAGCAACATGGGAGGTGAAGTTCTTCTTGAAACTACTTTAATATTATCGTTTCGATTAgcgcaataaataataaaagttaCTGTAGAGAAACAACTGCCAATATTCAAAGTGTATTCCGGGACTTCTAAACggcattttattatttatggcTTCTTCCATACACATTGAATTTTTGCACAGTgtcattatatatttaaaaatatttttatttttactatgcACAGATGAAGGCATCATAAGTTCTGGTTTATCATAAAAATGAGATGGTTgtgaaattaatgttttttctcgataaaacacatgaaaaataaaaacaaaaaacactttgaaatCTATAGCTATATCAAAATGCACGTTCAGTTGATTATAATTTGATGATTGTCGAATGGCTATGGCGTAAAATGGCTACTAAATTACAATTCCTGTCATTTCTGACTAATAGCAAGAATATGAAATCCAGCGTCATAATATGATATTTACACCCGAGACATTACAAAACATTGACAAGCGTCTGAGTGGTTCGTCACTTCTCTGTGTGCTTCAAGTACACAATAAAAGCAAATACTATTATTAATCTTATCTTTTGAAATACTTTTACAgtacaaaaacaatgtaaatatcAAAATAAGAAAACCATATCTAATCGATGGAATATGAGTACTCAAACCTACATATGTTTTAACATTAGGATAAAATGTGTCTTATTTTGAATCTTAAACCGGAAATCAAAGTATTTATCAACTACACACCACCAGGATCGTCGCGTGTGTGTATCGTCCTTGATTATTTGACCCATGTGAATAGTTCCggtctgctattttttttagtccatCTTCCGCTGGACGTCAAAAAATCGGGTATAAATTTGACACCCGAGTCGTTTTAAAATCCCGAAACGAGCTTTGTTGAGTCGAGGATAGCGAGAATGTGTGCAAGTAGTAGGTCTGTGATGGCGTTCTTCCAACGTTGCCTGACGCTTAGTCACCAAACCCGCATGAGCACCAAGTGTGTTCTATTATCACGACCCTCGTGGATCTTCACCGCGACCGGGACAACTGTCGGTCAAGTTCCTCAGGCATTCTGTCGTCTACGGTACTCTGCCCTTTCTACAACTAGCAAGCGTAGCCTGTGCAGTAAGGTGAGTCAGTGTAACCTGTTTACTACAGCGTAAGCATCACCTGTTTCCAGTCAGTTGTTAATTTATTCACTGAAATAGACAGCTATAGACGCTAGATCGATCGATTTTTAGAACATTTTGTCTTAAtcccattgatggtgatagacataAAATCCATTCAGACTGCTCGGGGCTGCTTAACGGCATTATaatttgattggacgtctgctgCCGTCATTGGCAGCGAATGCGCTAAATCATCAATCAAGTTAAACCTTAATGAATGGTTGGAAGTTCGTTAACGTGTTTTTTCACTTCTTAGAGTCCTAAGTAGTAACACATCATAGTTATGGTGTGGTTAATATGAATGCAGCAGCATTTTAAACAATTTCTAATATTACTGGCAATGAGCAACcaaagattaaaaaagaaaaaatcaaataacGGTACGCAGTCAGGTTTACCTTCTTCCTTAAGTTCATTTCAAAGTAAGtcgtttttaatatttaaatcagtcatttttaattattttaaattgtcttCCAAAAAGTATCTAataaatatctcatctcattttctgaaccactttatcccaCCAGGGtattagggggtgctggagaccattccagctgacttggggccagaggtgggggacaccttgaattggtggccagccaaatacagggcacaagaaaacaaaaccatgcacgctcacactcgtcggcaatttagagtgtcctatcagcctaccatgcacgtctttggaatgtgggaggaaaccggggtgcccggaaaaacccacgcaggcccggagagtagatgcaaactccacactggtggatcgacatggatttgaaccgaggtctcccactgtgaggccgacgcgccggCCACTCAGCCAGACGG
It includes:
- the ckap2l gene encoding cytoskeleton-associated protein 2-like; translation: MDDGDPATVKSRKELRKEKLMEYLTNKAKNVSKPNVSKDPRRKPETTRPSALQTVKGKENIAPVIRFHQETKKVKPLDPLNKKNPNRKVLSVANKEKFQSNCCQPAQKKKPSWTGASTVSSLKATSRLKKLPNVSTQPVGKTVSVAKSSRVTFNPPQVKTYSARLSLCPVVTTRTGLIPAMLRPRVTRPLPAADARVAPSRATIQSSKATLKKIPPQRPTVPQVPQPVLIKQLLRKGRSESTVTATSLRDKAASQPLKPTVQNSRVVLSRMQKTASAKTVDVLTKKNNVPVGKQMPSRTAVTVKGQARLKTNLPTASTAEQEERMKKLQEWREAKGISYKRPSTLVKPTSRHTAAGPGPSCATLRSQKDSRSFICDVDSCLADCIKLLTKGCQAAEVRNILSRLPPISQKFAQFWVCQLRLMELEGNLDVLPVFEEAVRATVEPVDEIRAVVFEILKKRDTQACVEGVTEIGAQTEVGEDKSQMTVLITGETGTSSSVKYKITATPGRPSTQQREPMLVDGHEVRFFTPVRRSVRIESTSRRYPTGLREHDQCVASFAELLDIEKEEEEAGRDTIYVYRENEALKDKVVVRVVTEEDA